From the genome of bacterium:
CCTTGCAACACCCGGCCTTCGATGAGTCGGGCCGTGGCCCCCAGGACGAGGTGGAGCAGATGACCAGGGTTCAACGCACGGCGAAGATCCTCGGCTGGATCCTCACCATCGTGGGGATCCTCGGGTTCCTCTGGGGTGGGTTCACCACCGAGTCGAACATGGCTGAGGCACCCCATCTCCTCGGCCTGTTCGCCGTGAACGTGTGGCACAACCTGTTTCACCTCGCGACGGGGATCTGGGGCGTGCGCGCGGCGCGCACGTTCTCCTCGGCCCGGACCTACGCCCGCACGCTCGGGATCATCTACGCGCTGCTGATCCCCATCGGCCTGATCACGCCGACGCTGTTCGGCATCATGCCCCTCGGCGGCAACGACCTGTGGCTGCACGCCCTGATCGCCATCCCGCTGCTGTACTTCGGCTTCTCCGCCCGTGGCCAGGCGGCCGCCGGTCGGGGAGAGCGGGAGCGGTTCCGGCGCGCGGCCTGAGGGCCGTCGCCGTCAGGCAGCAGGTCCCCATGCGGCGATCTGCTGTCGACACCCCCTGCGGCGCGAGGATGTCGGTCGGAGGCCCGCCGCGCCCGCCGGTTGAACGTCCGGCGAGGCGCGGCGGCCTGGCGTCCTGAACCTGCCGCCGTGACACCCCACCCTCCACCTGCGCTGTAATAACTGCAAGTCCTATTTGCACTTCTGACGCATCCTCGCGGCACGCCGGCTGCTTCGCCCTGCGCAGCGAGCGGCGGCGCAGCCGCGTGGGATCGCGGACACGGACCGCGAGACGCGGCAGCCGCCTCCACGGAAGGCTCGGAACGGCCGATCCATCCCGGACGGAGGTGACGACCATGCTGATCACGAGGAATCGCAGCCTGCTGTCGGATCCGGTCTTCGCGCGGATGGATGGGTTCTGGCGGGACTTCGACCGCCTGGTCTCGAACGTCTTCGCCACGGATTGGATGGACGACGGCGCGTGGATCCCGCCGGCGGAGGTCGAGGAGACGGGTGAGCACATCCGCTACGTCTTCGAGGTGCCCGGCATCCGGCCGGAGGACCTCAACGTCACGGTCGAGCGCAACGTCCTGACGATCTCCGGCGAGAAGAGGGCCGAGCGTTCCGAGGAGAACGCGACGTACCACCTGGCCGAGCGGCGGTACGGCCGGTTCACGCGGAGCTTCCAGCTCCCGTCCCGCGTGGATCCGGATGCGGTGACCGCGCGCTACGAGAACGGGCTGCTCACGATCACGCTGCCCAAGGTCCCTGCTGCACGGCCGCGCCAGATCCGCATCGAGGTCGGCTCGGCGCCGCAACTTCCCGAGTCGAGCGGCGGCAAGGACTGACGGTGCGGGACGGCGAGCGGCGGGCGTAGGGCGAGACCGAGGGCCGGTGCCCGGAACCGACGGGCGCCGGCCCCTTGTCGTTCGCGGGCGGGATCGTTGCACGCCAGGCCAGCACGCCCGTGCGTGGAGCGCGCATCACGCCTGCCCGCGCGCCGCCCCCGCAAACCGCTCGTACCGCCTGACTGCATCCTCCACCGCCGCGCGCTCCGCCGCATCCGGCCCCGGCCAGATCCGCGCCTCGACCCGCTGCGCATTCCCGTCAGCCCGAGGTCGCCACTCGCCCGCAATGCGGCCATCCACGATGATCGGATGCGTCAACGTCGGCCCGAGGGCGGCCAGAACATTCGGCACGCCGAGCACGTCGCGCGTCTCCGCGTACGAGACCACGTACTCGTCGAAGAGCTGGAGCAGGTGCGCGCGCGGCGCGGGCGGACGGGCGGCCGGCAGCGGCGGCACGAACCAGTACGTCCGGCCATCCGCCTCCATCTCCTCCAGCTCCGAACGGAGCAACTCCAAACCCCGCTCCGCCTCGGCCGCCGTCAAGCTCCACCACCACCGGAAGTCCTTCAGCGTCGCGGGGCCGCGGGATCGGAAGTAGCGGCGCGCCAGCTCTGCCAGCGCTTCATCACGCTCGGGACGCCGCGCCTGCGGCGCCCGATCCTCCAGCACCGCGTCGTCCAGCTCGAGCCGGCGGTAAGCCGACGCGTTCATGCGCTGCACCCGCGGCCCGGTCAGCGCCTGCAGCCAGCAGGATGTCCTCGGGAAGGACGAAGTGCCAGGTCGGCCTGAGCACGTGCGTGCGCAGGATGCGGCCGTCCGCCAGCGCGCGCTCGACCGCCGCGTCGCTGTGACGACGCGTCCGTTGGGCCAGCGACCACTTCGCCAGGCCGTACTCCTGTGCCTGCGATGCGCTCAGCCAACGCAGCACCTCCTCCGGCGAGGCGAACGGCGGGCCCGCGAGGCGCTGGTTGCGCAGCCGTTGCCGGGCAATGCGGGGACCGTGCATGATCCTGGGTTTGCCGCGTCGGCCGGGTCCGTCAGACCCCGGGCCGCCCGCCGATGACGTTGATGTTGAAGTAGGGCGTGCCCAGCAGACCGTACAGCCGCATCCAGAGGGGAACGAACATCTCCGTCGCACGCGCGGCCGTGATGTCGCCCAGGTCGATCACGTTGCTGCGCTTCCAGCCGAACGACTGCTCGAGCCACACGGCGACCTGGACTTTGCTCGTCGCGTCGTTGCCGCAGACGAACAGCACGTGATCGCCAGGGACGACCGACGGGTCCACCATGACGCCGGCGTTCACCGTGTTCAGCGCCTTGACCACGCGTGCCTCCGGGAACGCGCGCTGGATCCGCTCCGCGAGCGAGTCGGTGTTGCACACCGTCAGACACGGCGGCACGCCCTGCGAGAAATCCAGCGGGTTCGCGAGGTCGATCAGGATCTTGCCGGCGAGGTTCTCGCGGCCGGCCTGCTCGAGCGCTTCGAGGGAGGCGCTCCCCGTCGTGCAGTTGAACACCGCCTCGCCGAACGCCGCGGCGTCTCGGTGCGTGCCGTACGACGCGTTGGGCCCCATATCCTTGGCCCACGCGACGGCGCGCTCGTTGTCCGCCGTACGCGAGCCCATCCGCACCTCGTGTCCGAGCTCGACCAGCTTGGTGCCGATCGTCTTGCCGACGACGCCTGTGCCCAGGACCGCGATGCGCATCTCCGCCTCCGCTGCTGGTTCGTGCGAGCGACGGTTCCCGATGCAGACAATCGGCCATCGCCGCGGCGCTTGGGCAAGTCGGCGCCCCTCGCGCCGCCACGGCTTGCCCGTCCTTTGCCCTGATCCGTACCTTCGCCGACCGGCATCGAACGGCGAAACGCAGGAGACTCGCGCATGCGGTTGGAGCACGGAAAGGCCGGACCGGTCCAGCGTACCCTCCCTGCCATCCTCCTGGCGGTGACGGCCTGCGCACCGCGCAGCGCCGCGCCTCTACCGGAAGTGCCTGCGCCGTTGACCGCGGAACGCGCGGCCCGGGTGGCTGCCGCCGAGCCTGCGACGATCCAGATCGAACGCAGATACGCCGAGGAGATCGCCGCCCTCGCCGCGGACCAGCGCGTCCAACACGCGTTCCGCGTCGTCGACGAGCTGCGTGACCGGACCCGCGCGGACCACATCGCGCTGACCCAGATCCCGGCGCCGCCGTTCAACGAGCAGGCGCGGGCGGAACGTTTCGCGGAGCTCCTCCGCGAAGCGGGGGCCGACAGCGTCTGGATCGACGAAGAGGGCAACGTGCTCGCCCTGCGTCGGGGCACGGAGGGCGGCAACACCATCGTGCTCTCGGGCCACCTGGACACCGTGTTCCCCGAGGGCACCGACGTCACCGTCCGCGTGCGCGGCGACACGCTGTTCGCTCCCGGCGTCGGCGACGACACGCGTGGGCTCGTCGTCGTCCTCACCGTGCTGCGCGCGATGGAGGCCGCCGCTCTCGAGACCCGCGGCGACGTGCTCTTCGTCGGCACGGTGGGCGAGGAAGGCCTGGGGGACCTGCGGGGCGTGAAGCACCTCTTCCGTGAGGGCGGGCCCGAGATCGCCGCGTTCATTTCGATCGACGGCTCCGGCGAGGAGGGCGTGACGCACCAGGCGCTGGGGTCGCGCCGTTATCGGGTCACGGTGCGTGGCCCGGGCGGCCACTCGTGGGGCGCGTTCGGCACCGCCAACCCGGCGCACGCGCTCGGCCGTGCGATCCGGCTGTTCGACGAGCGCGCGGCGGCGTTCGTCGCCGAGGGGCCGCGCACCAGCTACAACGTCGGCGTGATCGGCGGCGGCACGTCCGTCAACGCGGTGCCGTTCGAGGCGTGGATGGAAGTGGACATGCGGTCCGTCAGCGAGGATCGGCTCCGCGGCATCGACGCGATCTTCCAGGCCGCGGTCCGGGAGGCCATCGCGGAGCAGAACCGCATGCGGGCGCACGGCGACTCGTTGACCGTCGAGCTCGAGCTGGTCGGCGACCGGCCGTCCGGCGAGATCCCGCTCAGCGACCCGCTGGTCCAGCGCGCCGCGGCCGCGATCGCCTACTTCGGGTTCGAGCCACGGCCCAACCGCAGCTCCACCGACGCGAACATCCCCATCTCGCGAGGAATCCCCGCCGTCACCCTGGGCGGCGGCGGCGTGGGCTCGGGCGCTCACTCGCTGCAGGAGTGGTGGCTGGACCGTGACAGCGAGACCGCGATCAAACGGACGCTGCTGATCGTGCTGGCGCACGCGGGGTTGGTGGGGGGATAAGGAGAACGCATAGGTAGGGAGCGCGCCGGAGCCCGCCGTCCCGCTCCTCGTCCGTGGGCACGCCGGCCGGCGGCGCCCGGGCCGGCGAGAGCCGCATGGGTGGCGGCGCCGCGCGGACCTTTCGGTCCGCACGGCCGCCGCCGCTTCTGATACGCCCCCTCCTGCACCTCGATGATCTCGTCCGCCACGAGCCCGCCGCGCGAGCCCGCGCCCTCGCCGGCACCGAGACCTCCGCTCCACCAACACCGGCTGGCGCGCCCCCTCGCCGGGGTCCTCGCGCTCGGGGCCGTACTCGCCACCCTGTGGCTGGCCTGGCCCGAACGGGAAACGACACCCCCGCCGGCGACAGCCCCATCGTCGTCGCCATCGAAGGTGCGGATCGCGGTGCTGCCGCTCGCGAACCTCACCCCGAACGAGGAGAACCGCTACTTCGCGGACGGCGTGACCGAGGACGTTCTCACGCACCTCGCGCGCGTCCCGGACCTGTTCGTCGTATCCAGCGCGTCCGTGCTGCCGGACACCGGCCTGAAGCGGCCTGTCGCCGAGATCGCTGCCATGCTCGGCGTGGACGACATCCTCCGCGGCAACGTCCGGCGCGACGGCGAACGGGTGCGCATCACCGCGCAGCTCGTGGACGCCAAGCAGAACCCGCGGTTCGAGCGACTGGCGGAGAAGGTGGGGGTGTAGGCCCTACCGTTCGTGTAGCGGCTGCTGTTCTCGGATCTGCTGACCCGGCCACCACCCGTGCCCGAACGCGGCGCACGGCCAGCGCTGGTCCTCGTCGTGCGACGCGTCGCGGCAGCCCGGCCGCCGCCTCACCCACGACAGCCCGTCAGATCGAGCGCCGTCCGCCCAGCGCCTCACGCTCCGCCCATGCGCAGCAGCTTCTTCCACAGCCGCTCCTCCACCGGCACTACGCTGAGCCGCCCCTGCCGCACCAGGGCGAGGTCCTTGAAGTCGGGGTCCGCCTTGATCTCCGCGAGCGTGACCGGTCGCGGAAGCCGCTCCCCCACCTCCACGTCCACGACGACGAGCGCATCGTCGTCCGCCTTCGGGTCCGGGTAGGGGTCGGACACGACGCTCGCCAGCCCGACGATCTGCTTCTCATCGCCGGTGTGGTAGACCATCACGGCGTCGCCCTTCCTCATCGCGCGGATGTTCTTCAGCGCGACGGCGTTCTTCACGCCATCCCACACCGTGCGCCTATCCCTCTCGAGATCGCCGAAGCTGTACGACGACGGCTCCGTCTTCACGATCCAGTAGCTCGGCATCCTCACCTCGCCTGCGGATTGTCGACACGTCGGCGAGGGAACACTTACGGGCCATCGGACCCCGAGGCAATCCCGACGGGCCCGGACTCCAACCCCTGGCGGCCCTCACCGCTCACCCGGGCTGCGTACCGGGGCCACCCCACCGGGAGGGATCCGCCGCCGAGAGCGAGCGGCTGGGCCGTGCGGCCCCGGGCATCAGTGATGCCTGGATCGACGGACCGATCGGCGATCCGAACGCCGGCGCTGTCGCGCACGGCGAAGTGGACGGCGGGGCTGCCCTCGCCGCTCTCGCTCTCGCACGCAGCGAGTCCCCCGACGACCACGCGCGCCGACGACACGGACGACTCAGAGGGCACCCCCAGAGGAGGCATGGAGGACCAGGCATCGATCAACGGCCCTGACCGCCGGTCCCCAGCCCGGGCTCACGACACCGCCGTCGCAGGGCGCGGGGACGCGACGCCCGGCGGAAGGTGGGCCAGCACCTCCTGCGCGATGTGTGCGCCGATGCTCAGCGAGGCCGTCGCGGCCGGGGAAGGGGCGTTCAGGACGTGGACGGACCGCTCGCCGTGCACGATGACGAAGTCGTCCACCAGCTTGCCCTGCGCGTCCACCGCCTGCGCCCGGACGCCCGACTTGCCCGGCACCAGGTCGGCCGCCTGCACGCGAGGCACGAGCCGCTGGAGCTCGCGGACCAGCCGTTCCTTGCTGAGCGAACGCGCGAACTCCGCGACCCCGGACCGCCAGTACTTCCGGGCGAGACGCCAGAAGCCGCCGTAGCCGAGCACCTCCGCCACGTCCCGGAGCGAGACGTCGCGGTGACGGTACCCCTCCCGCTTCCAGGCGAGGACGGCGTTCGGGCCCACTTCCACACGGCCATCGATGGTCGGCGTGAAATGCACGCCCAGGAAAGGCAGTGCCGGATCCGGCACAGGATAGATGGGGTTGCGGATCAGGCCGCGCGCGGCTCCGACCAGCTCGTGGTACTCCCCTCGGAACGGAACGATCCTCACGCCTGGATCGGTGCCGCACAGCCGCGCCACCCGGTCCGAGTGCAGCCCGGCGCAGTTGACCAGCAGCGATGCGCTGATGTCGCCCGAGCCAGTGATGATGTCGAGGCCGCCTTGCCGTCGCCTCACCGCGTGCACGCGCGCACCTGTCCGGATCTCGCCTCCGGACTCCCGGACGATGCGCGCCAGCGCCTCCGCGACGCGCACGTAATCGACGATGCCCGCCTCGCGCACCCACAGGGCCGCGATCCCGTCCACCTCCGGCTCCAGCTCCCGGAACCGTTCGCGGCCGATGTACTCGAGCCCCTCCAGGCCGTTGGCACGGCCGCGGCGCTCCAGCTCCCGCAGCACCGGGATCTCCCGCTCCGCCGTCGCCACCACCAGCTTGCCCGAGCGCCGGTAGGGGATGCCCTCGGCCTCGCAGAAGCGGTACATGGCTTCCCGGCCGCTCGTGCACATGCGCGCCTTCAGCGACCCGGGACGGTAATACAACCCGGAGTGGATGACGCCGCTGTTGTGGCCACTCTGATGCGCCGCGAGGCGGTCCTCCGCCTCGAGCACCACCAACGATCGGACCCCGTGGAGGACGAGGGCCCGGGCGGTCGCGAGCCCAATGAGCCCGCCTCC
Proteins encoded in this window:
- a CDS encoding L-2-hydroxyglutarate oxidase, with translation MGRYDVAIVGGGLIGLATARALVLHGVRSLVVLEAEDRLAAHQSGHNSGVIHSGLYYRPGSLKARMCTSGREAMYRFCEAEGIPYRRSGKLVVATAEREIPVLRELERRGRANGLEGLEYIGRERFRELEPEVDGIAALWVREAGIVDYVRVAEALARIVRESGGEIRTGARVHAVRRRQGGLDIITGSGDISASLLVNCAGLHSDRVARLCGTDPGVRIVPFRGEYHELVGAARGLIRNPIYPVPDPALPFLGVHFTPTIDGRVEVGPNAVLAWKREGYRHRDVSLRDVAEVLGYGGFWRLARKYWRSGVAEFARSLSKERLVRELQRLVPRVQAADLVPGKSGVRAQAVDAQGKLVDDFVIVHGERSVHVLNAPSPAATASLSIGAHIAQEVLAHLPPGVASPRPATAVS
- a CDS encoding EVE domain-containing protein, producing MPSYWIVKTEPSSYSFGDLERDRRTVWDGVKNAVALKNIRAMRKGDAVMVYHTGDEKQIVGLASVVSDPYPDPKADDDALVVVDVEVGERLPRPVTLAEIKADPDFKDLALVRQGRLSVVPVEERLWKKLLRMGGA
- a CDS encoding NADP oxidoreductase, encoding MRIAVLGTGVVGKTIGTKLVELGHEVRMGSRTADNERAVAWAKDMGPNASYGTHRDAAAFGEAVFNCTTGSASLEALEQAGRENLAGKILIDLANPLDFSQGVPPCLTVCNTDSLAERIQRAFPEARVVKALNTVNAGVMVDPSVVPGDHVLFVCGNDATSKVQVAVWLEQSFGWKRSNVIDLGDITAARATEMFVPLWMRLYGLLGTPYFNINVIGGRPGV
- a CDS encoding DUF4383 domain-containing protein, producing the protein MTRVQRTAKILGWILTIVGILGFLWGGFTTESNMAEAPHLLGLFAVNVWHNLFHLATGIWGVRAARTFSSARTYARTLGIIYALLIPIGLITPTLFGIMPLGGNDLWLHALIAIPLLYFGFSARGQAAAGRGERERFRRAA
- a CDS encoding peptidase M20, coding for MRLEHGKAGPVQRTLPAILLAVTACAPRSAAPLPEVPAPLTAERAARVAAAEPATIQIERRYAEEIAALAADQRVQHAFRVVDELRDRTRADHIALTQIPAPPFNEQARAERFAELLREAGADSVWIDEEGNVLALRRGTEGGNTIVLSGHLDTVFPEGTDVTVRVRGDTLFAPGVGDDTRGLVVVLTVLRAMEAAALETRGDVLFVGTVGEEGLGDLRGVKHLFREGGPEIAAFISIDGSGEEGVTHQALGSRRYRVTVRGPGGHSWGAFGTANPAHALGRAIRLFDERAAAFVAEGPRTSYNVGVIGGGTSVNAVPFEAWMEVDMRSVSEDRLRGIDAIFQAAVREAIAEQNRMRAHGDSLTVELELVGDRPSGEIPLSDPLVQRAAAAIAYFGFEPRPNRSSTDANIPISRGIPAVTLGGGGVGSGAHSLQEWWLDRDSETAIKRTLLIVLAHAGLVGG